In Lentibacillus amyloliquefaciens, one DNA window encodes the following:
- a CDS encoding dihydroorotate dehydrogenase has protein sequence MTKTDVNLAVDIGGLTISNPIMPASGAFGKGMEEFLDFNLIGAVVPKSITKYPQKGNKNPRACETFGGMINSIGIQSDGIDKYLNHTVPYYQQYDVPLISSISAESVEEFEEMSEMIAGSPDVAALELNISCPNLENNGEAFGMDEDITYEVVHKVRQITDKPILVKLTPNVTNIQKIALAAERGGADSLVVANTLLAMAIDIHSQQPKVGNVMGGLSGPAIKPVIVRQIFQVREVSNLPIIGCGGIMNADDAIEMILAGATAVQVGTASFVNPSVMKDMIEGIRAYMEQYQYQTIYELVGKTMDRI, from the coding sequence ATGACGAAAACAGATGTGAATCTTGCAGTGGATATTGGTGGATTAACGATTTCAAACCCTATTATGCCTGCCTCAGGTGCTTTCGGCAAGGGCATGGAAGAATTTCTCGACTTTAATCTCATTGGAGCAGTTGTTCCCAAAAGCATTACGAAATATCCGCAAAAAGGAAACAAAAACCCCAGAGCTTGTGAAACGTTTGGCGGCATGATTAATTCAATCGGTATTCAAAGTGACGGTATCGACAAATATCTTAATCATACAGTTCCTTATTACCAGCAATATGATGTCCCATTAATCTCAAGCATTTCCGCTGAGTCGGTTGAAGAATTTGAAGAGATGTCTGAAATGATTGCGGGAAGTCCTGATGTGGCAGCGCTTGAACTTAACATCTCCTGCCCGAATCTGGAAAATAACGGTGAGGCTTTCGGGATGGATGAAGATATCACCTACGAGGTTGTTCATAAAGTGAGACAAATTACGGACAAACCGATCCTTGTCAAGCTGACCCCCAACGTAACAAACATTCAAAAAATTGCCCTGGCTGCCGAGCGGGGGGGTGCTGATTCATTAGTCGTGGCTAACACGCTGCTTGCGATGGCGATTGACATTCATTCTCAGCAACCCAAAGTAGGCAATGTTATGGGCGGATTATCCGGACCTGCCATCAAACCGGTGATTGTTAGACAGATTTTTCAAGTCAGGGAAGTATCCAATCTTCCAATTATTGGCTGTGGCGGTATCATGAATGCAGACGATGCGATTGAAATGATACTGGCGGGGGCAACTGCCGTACAGGTCGGGACTGCGAGCTTTGTGAATCCGAGTGTGATGAAGGATATGATAGAAGGCATTCGGGCGTATATGGAACAATATCAATATCAGACCATCTATGAACTGGTTGGCAAAACAATGGATCGAATCTGA